The sequence AAGCAAGACATGAAACGACGACGGGAGGCCGGTTAGATGGAAGAGAATACGGCACGGCAGCTGCTCAAGGATGCCATGGTCTGCGACATGACCTTGCCGACGGTCGATATGCCGGCGGCCGATGAGGAGAAGAGGGCCCAGGCGCCGCGCCGTTTTGCCGCCCAGGGCTTCGACTTCGTCAGCCTCACGGTGGCTGTCGACGAGGCAGAGATGCCCGATGCCATGCGCCTTTTGGCCCGTGAACGCCGCGCCATCGAGGCCCGTCCCGAGGCCTTCGTGCTGGTCGAGAGCACGGCCGACATCGAGCGCGCGCGCCAAGAAGGCAAGCTGGGCATCGGGCTCCATTTCCAGGGCACCGGTCCGGTCGGGCGCAACCTCGACCTGGTAGCGCTTTATTACAAGCTCGGTATCCGCCACATGCTGCTGGCCTACAACCAGAAGAATCTGGTCGGCAACGGCTGCCACGAGCTCGCGGACGACGGCCTCAGCCGCTTCGGTTTCGAACTGATCGCCGAGATGAACCGGGTCGGCATGCTGGTCGACGTGGCGCATTGCGGCATAAACACCTCAATGCAAGCCATCGAAGCTTCAACGGCTCCGGTTGTCGTCAGCCACGGCAACGTCGCTGCCATCCACCAGCATCCCCGTTGCTACAGCGACGAACAGATCAAGGCCATCGCCCAGTCGGGCGGCGTCATCGGTCTTACCGGTTTCGGCGTCTTTCTCGGCGACAACGACGCCTCGGTCGGCACCTACGCCCGCTCGCTCGATCACGTAGCGCAATTGGTCGGGCCCGATCACGTGGGCTTCGGCTTCGATTACATATACGACATGCCGGCCTTGATCGCACTTTGCCGGACCATGGCCGACCGCTGGCCCAAGGATTGCGGTTACCACCGGCCCGACATAGCGCAACTGGAGCCCGAGCAAGTCGTCGATATCGTCGCCGAACTGGCCCGGCTGGGTTGGGGCGAGGAGGATATCCGTAAGATCGTCGGCGGCAACTGGATCCGGGTGATGGGCCAGGTTTGGAAATGAAGCGCCGTCGAGGCCAACTCCAGGAAGGAACGAGCCCGGGGCCGTGCCAATGGCACCCGACCCCTTCCTCGACGACCCGCAACCCTACGGTTTCGAGACCTGAAGGAAATCAACCATGACCCATACCATCATCACCAACGCCCAACTGTTCGACACCAAAGCCGGCGAACTGGTCGGCGAGCGCCACGTGCTGGTCGAAGAGGGCCGCATCAAGGAGGTTTCCGACAAACCCATTGCGGCCAGCGAAGCGCGGGTCATCGACGCCCGAGGGCGCACCCTGATGCCAGGCCTTTGCGATGCCCATGTGCACGTCGTTGCCGGCTCGGCCAACGTCGCTCTGGTCGAAAGCTGGTCGCCCTACTATCGCGCTGCCAAGGCCGCCGAGATCCTCAACGGCATGCTGATGCGTGGCTTCACAACAGTGCGCGACGCCGGCGGGGCCGATTGGGACCTGGCCACGGCCGTCGACGAGGACTTGATCGCTGGCCCGCGCCTGCTCTATTGCGGTCCCGCGCTGACGCCTTCCGGCGGCCACGCCGATTTCCGCGCCATGAGCGACACCATTACCGATCCTTACAGAACGGCCGGCGGCATCGGCCGCCTGGTCGATGGCGTGCCCGAGATCAAGCGCGCCTGCCGTGACGAAATCCGTCGCGGTGCCAAACACATCAAGCTGATGATCTCGGGTGGCGTGGCCTCACCCATGGATCCCATCGATGCCATCCAGTTCGGCGCCGACGAGGTCGAGGCGGCGGTCGAGGAAGCCGAGAACGCCAATCTCTACGTCGCCGGGCACGGCCACCCGGCACGCTCCATCAAGCGTGCCCTCAAGCTCGGCCTGCGCTCCATCGAACACTGCACCGTCATGGACCAGGAATGCGTCGATCTCTTTCTCGCCAACGACGCCTGGATGGTACCGACCATGGCCATCTTCGAGAGTCTGCACGAGCGTGGCCCCGAGGCCGGGTTGCCACCGGCTTCCCAGGCCAAGCTGGCGGAGATCAGGCCGACGGCAATGAAGTCCCTGGAGATGGCCTACAAGGCCGGGGTCAACCTGGCCTACGGCACCGATCTCTTGGGCATCCTGCACGAGGATCAATCGTCTGAGTTCCGCATCCGGGCCGAAATCATGAAGCCCGAGGACATCTTCCGCCAGGCCACCTCGCTGGCCGCCGAGCTCTTTCGCATGGAGGGCGAAGTCGGCACCGTCGAACCCGGTGCCCGGGCCGATCTGCTGATCGTCGACGGTAATCCGCTGGAGGATCTTTCGCTGATGGAGGGCCAGGGACAGCACATGATGCTGATCATGAAGGACGGCAAGGCCTACAAGAACGAAC is a genomic window of Alphaproteobacteria bacterium containing:
- a CDS encoding amidohydrolase family protein, with product MTHTIITNAQLFDTKAGELVGERHVLVEEGRIKEVSDKPIAASEARVIDARGRTLMPGLCDAHVHVVAGSANVALVESWSPYYRAAKAAEILNGMLMRGFTTVRDAGGADWDLATAVDEDLIAGPRLLYCGPALTPSGGHADFRAMSDTITDPYRTAGGIGRLVDGVPEIKRACRDEIRRGAKHIKLMISGGVASPMDPIDAIQFGADEVEAAVEEAENANLYVAGHGHPARSIKRALKLGLRSIEHCTVMDQECVDLFLANDAWMVPTMAIFESLHERGPEAGLPPASQAKLAEIRPTAMKSLEMAYKAGVNLAYGTDLLGILHEDQSSEFRIRAEIMKPEDIFRQATSLAAELFRMEGEVGTVEPGARADLLIVDGNPLEDLSLMEGQGQHMMLIMKDGKAYKNELN
- a CDS encoding membrane dipeptidase, giving the protein MEENTARQLLKDAMVCDMTLPTVDMPAADEEKRAQAPRRFAAQGFDFVSLTVAVDEAEMPDAMRLLARERRAIEARPEAFVLVESTADIERARQEGKLGIGLHFQGTGPVGRNLDLVALYYKLGIRHMLLAYNQKNLVGNGCHELADDGLSRFGFELIAEMNRVGMLVDVAHCGINTSMQAIEASTAPVVVSHGNVAAIHQHPRCYSDEQIKAIAQSGGVIGLTGFGVFLGDNDASVGTYARSLDHVAQLVGPDHVGFGFDYIYDMPALIALCRTMADRWPKDCGYHRPDIAQLEPEQVVDIVAELARLGWGEEDIRKIVGGNWIRVMGQVWK